Proteins encoded by one window of Enterococcus faecalis:
- the obgE gene encoding GTPase ObgE — protein MSMFLDQVTIDVKAGKGGDGMVAFRREKYVPDGGPAGGDGGRGGDVVLVVEEGLRTLMDFRFNRHFKATPGENGMSKGMHGRGSEDLLVKVPPGTTVRDAETGALIGDLIENGQTLVVAKGGRGGRGNIRFASPRNPAPEIAENGEPGQERKIELELKVLADVGLVGFPSVGKSTLLSVISSARPKIGAYHFTTLVPNLGMVTTSDGRSFAAADLPGLIEGASQGVGLGTQFLRHIERTRVILHVIDMSGMEGRDPYEDYLAINKELASHNLRLMERPQIIVANKMDMPEAEENLAKFKEQLAKERTDEYADELPIFPISGVTRKGIEPLLNATADLLEVTPEFPLYEDEVVEEETVRYGFQPEGPEFTIDREPDASWVLSGEKLEKLFEMTNFDHDETVMRFARQLRGMGVDEALRARGAKDGDIVRIGNFEFEFVE, from the coding sequence ATGTCCATGTTTTTAGATCAAGTGACGATTGATGTCAAAGCTGGTAAAGGCGGCGACGGAATGGTTGCTTTCCGTAGAGAAAAATATGTACCAGACGGGGGTCCCGCTGGTGGTGATGGCGGTCGCGGTGGCGACGTTGTTTTAGTTGTTGAAGAAGGATTACGCACATTAATGGATTTCCGGTTTAATCGTCATTTTAAGGCGACACCTGGAGAAAATGGTATGAGTAAAGGAATGCACGGTCGTGGTTCAGAAGATTTACTTGTCAAAGTTCCACCAGGTACAACAGTTCGTGATGCAGAAACTGGAGCCTTAATTGGGGATTTAATTGAGAATGGTCAGACCTTAGTAGTAGCGAAAGGCGGACGCGGTGGTCGTGGGAATATTCGCTTTGCTTCCCCAAGAAACCCTGCACCAGAAATTGCCGAAAACGGCGAACCGGGTCAAGAACGTAAAATCGAATTAGAATTAAAAGTCTTAGCAGATGTTGGTTTAGTTGGGTTTCCTTCTGTAGGAAAATCAACGTTACTCTCTGTTATCTCGTCCGCTCGTCCGAAAATTGGTGCCTATCATTTTACGACGTTAGTTCCAAACTTAGGGATGGTGACTACTAGTGACGGTCGAAGCTTCGCTGCAGCAGATTTGCCAGGCTTAATTGAAGGAGCTTCTCAAGGTGTCGGCTTAGGAACACAGTTCTTACGCCACATTGAACGGACGCGTGTTATTTTACATGTCATTGATATGAGTGGCATGGAAGGACGCGATCCTTATGAAGATTATTTGGCAATCAATAAAGAATTGGCTTCACACAATTTACGTTTGATGGAGCGACCTCAAATTATTGTTGCCAATAAAATGGACATGCCTGAAGCAGAAGAGAATTTAGCGAAATTTAAAGAGCAACTTGCGAAGGAACGCACCGATGAGTATGCTGATGAGCTACCTATTTTCCCAATCTCTGGGGTTACTCGTAAAGGTATTGAACCTTTATTAAATGCAACAGCTGACTTGTTGGAAGTAACGCCTGAATTCCCATTATATGAAGATGAAGTGGTAGAGGAAGAAACCGTTCGTTATGGCTTCCAACCAGAAGGTCCAGAATTTACGATTGATCGTGAACCAGATGCTTCATGGGTTTTATCTGGTGAAAAATTAGAAAAATTATTTGAAATGACGAATTTCGATCATGATGAAACAGTAATGCGTTTTGCACGTCAATTACGTGGTATGGGTGTCGATGAGGCATTACGAGCACGTGGCGCGAAAGATGGCGACATTGTTCGGATTGGTAATTTTGAATTTGAATTTGTCGAATAA